Within Labrus bergylta chromosome 18, fLabBer1.1, whole genome shotgun sequence, the genomic segment GCTGTCGTGCATATTTGATGAACGGCTCCTCGGGCTTCAGTCGGTGACCTCTTAATCCTCCGAGCTGGACGTCAATAGAAAAGGTCACAAGGGATGTTTGTTGTGCGGAGAATGCGAAGACAGTAGCAGTGTTCAGCTCATGTTcacgtcttttttttctatcataaatatttctgtttgattcgACCGTTATTAAAAAGATTGGCGGGCTGTGGTGATGTCACAGCAGCCAGATTCAGCCTCCGTGGAcgtttctctcttcctctgttgagggtaatgaagcagaaaaatacaaatggaCGTTGAGGAGTTGAAGCAGCACACACTGATCTGAATGGATGCGTGTGAGGCAGGTGTCTTGTGTTGTTTCTGTGCACACTCATCGATGGATCCGTCTGTTAGCACGGCCCTGTGGGGCAGCGGGGGCGCCAACTACACGGCTGACACCTCAGCTCCGAGCTTCACCCACCAGCTGAGCACCGCCTCACCTGTTGTACCCAGGTGAGTCGCTCTAAACTCCGTCCTCGTCTCTCGTCTTTCCTGTTTGTGGTTTCCTTTGTCTCAGGCAAACAATGTGAAACCCCGCACAGGTTACACagcaagaaaaataacattGATGTTATTTTGATTGATGTAAATAACATTGatttcacactttcacacaaaaCTTTCAGAAaatttcagggtgagctgcatgtgtgaacgcaaacaaccAAACTTTCACTGTTTTTCCTGCCAACCCCCCCGAGTATATTTTACACAGGAAATCAGGTAAAGGTGATGTGAGGACACAGCAGGAAAATTCACTACAAGGGAGCAAGAGGGGTCCGTGATGTTTCTATCCTGTGACTGGAGCAcgatcatagactgtatgcactTAACTAATGAAAGtgttcttctctgctcattTGCTGAATCTGTCAGACTGATCATAGATTTGATGtccctcttttctttcatttggtTCTCTAGGGTTGTTTCCATAATGACCGGTCTGGTGACCACCGGCTCCGAGTCCACAGTGGGAACCACAGGAAACCTTTCCACCTTCAGGGATCAGATCGAGAACGAGCTCAGCCGACTCCACCAGGCGTCCACTCCTTCAGTGCTGAGCGCCTCCGAGAGTAACTCGGTCCTGCGGGGCATCACGGTGGCAGCTCAGgccctcgtcctcctctccatcttcctcctctccagccTGGGGAACTCGGCCgtcgtcatcgtcatcatcaaacACCGACAGCTCCGAACCGTGACCAACGCTTTCATCATGTCGCTGTCGCTGTCCGACTTCCTCACGGCCGTCCTGTGCCTGCCGTTCTCCTTCGTCATGCTCTTCAGCAAGGACGGCAGCTGGATGTTCGGCGACGGTTTCTGCGTGGCGAACGGCTTCTTCAACACCTGCTTCGGCATCATCTCCACGCTGACGATGACCCTGATCTCCTTCGACAGGTACTACGCCATCGTCAGGCAGCCGCAGGCCAAAATAGGACGGCAGAAAGCGACGCAGCTGTTGGTAGCCGTGTGGTTGACCGCAGTGGTTTTCTCGATGCCTTGGTATCTTTTGGTTCGAACGCCGACGGAGATCCACAAACAAGGTTTCTACCACTGCATGTACGTGTTCCACTCAGGGACGTCCCGCATGGGGACGGCGTACAGCATCTGCCTTATCGTCGTGTGCTACCTGCTGCCCTTCTCCCTCATGTGTTTCTGTCATTACAACATCTGTAAGACAGTTCGGCTAACGGAGATCCGAGTCAGACCCGTGACCACATACGCATACTTGCTGCGCTTCTATAGCGAGATGCGGACAGCCACCACCGTCCTGATCATGAtcgttttcattattttttgttgGGGGCCGTATTGTTTGATGGGCTTGATAACGGCGATGGGGAACTTCACGTTTAACCCTGCGATGGACACGGTGGCTATCTGGCTCGCCTGGGCTAACGGAGCGATCAACCCTCTGATCTACGCCCTGAGGAACCCCAACATATCCATGCTGCTGGGGcgcagcagagaggaggggtATCGCACCAGAAACATCGCCGCCTACCTCTCCAGCCAAACCCAGAACCGCGAGATCCGGCACAACCAAGCCGAGAGAATCAGGGACCGCTACGTGAGCCGCGTCGGGGTGAACAACAACAGCCGGCTGTCGAGTTCAAGTCcgggaaaaggaggagaggtggCCATGTGGGCGTGTAAAAACCCGGCAGTGTTCTTCTGCAGGGACGCCCAGCCGGACACGGCGACGGTACCCAACTCTGTCTGCACGCCCAAGATGAAAACAGCCGACACGAGCCTGTGACTGCTCTTAACCATCAGATGAGGCGTTTCaccctgtctgtgtgttgtggATCTATAGGGACACCTGTTTGTGACgtttctttggaaaaaaaatatttatgtcaGAAAACTgtttattatgtttatattCTCCTCATCCGAgtagttgtgtttttgcagaattGTTTACACTGTGTGGGAACTTTTATAAGAAGTTAAACAAGAGATAATGAAGGTTAGAATAAttcttttaatgtctttttgaGGATCAGGTGGACAAAATGAATCTGAAGGACGGCTGCAATCCCCTCCATGTTTTATGAGTAGGAGAGGAGATGCAACACTTTTAGAAAAAGCCTGATAAATGTGCTACAAAGGTCTCAATGTCAgtattttttcaaatgtaaaagcAGCATGTTGACCTGGAGAACATACAACATTCTTTACCTCTCATGCTTCAGTGTACTTTAACGTGTCATCTTCTGTTCGGACTCGTCGATTATTTGAATGTCTGAAGAAGGCAGTGTTCAGGATGGAGTGGAGCTCACCTCAGCCTTCCCTTCAAAATCACACATTGACTCATCCTGACttcacacagattttttttttttgatcaggTAGCAGGGAGGAGAAAGTCCAACTAAAGTAAGCCAGGTTGAATGGATTCCAacgtttgcattcacacatgcagccctCCTGGACAATTTTGAGGAGTGCAGTGTTTTTGTTAAAGCGGCTTTGAGCTGACTTTGGGGTTATGTTGTGCTTTACATTCTGTCTCCATTGGGTCTTGCTGTAATGGCTGCATCATTATTAGCCCCATTTCCTCCAAGTGGTCCGGTTTGTTTCAGTACGGTTTGTTTCAGTTTACGGTTTGGTACGGTAAACACTCATCTTGATCGCgcttccacagccaaccgtataCCCTCACACATCACTAAATAACAGCGGCGCGACAAAGTGTAGACAACTAATAAatccaacaaagaagaagaataataaGAACTAAAATCAATGATTCCTAGAAAGGTCATgatgcattttgtgtttgtcctttattaccgctgttGCACGGGAAGTGAAGACAATTTTGATCAATCTATGGACTGCAATGTGTCTAGCTCCACCTTGCATTACGCTTTGCACCCCAATAGAAAGGAaccaaaaaaaagtagaaaggtATGGATCAGTAACTGtcgtaccattcccaacttttgacagtggaaacgccaataaatgtgtACCGTACCGAACAGAGCTGAACCGGACCGCTTTGTGGAAACGGGGCTGTAGTCCATTACAGAGAGTTCATTGGTCTGTCTCCTTTTGCAAACCGCACCTCGTCGTTGTGTTTATGCTCAGCCTCTCACGTCAACAAACCTCTGACACTGTGCGGCCTCTTCAGTAGCTTCACGTTCTGCACCACCTGAGCTGCAGGAAAGAGGATCCAGGTGCCAATCGGGAGGACTTACTGTCATCTCATTGGTCTGCCTGCACTTGTAAATGTCATCCCAACTATTTTGTCGACAATAAAGAAGttgcatttgtatttttaaattgcatttgcagattcttcttttttcaccTAAAATGTTCATGTCTACATCTCTTCATCACTGAGAAGAAGCTAACtctttgtttgcacattttgtttctAATATAAACTTTCTAATAAAATATGTTGTGCAACTGTTGTTGAatatgctacacacacatacagtataatgtcatgacatgttgttgttgagttttacattttgttaatttCAGTGTTTAGATTTTATTTCCAACAACTGACAAGTAGGCtacattaaaacattcaaaatcgACAATTAATAACACTAATACTGAGCATTAGCCTactgtttttgcctttttgcatTGTAGGTATGCTGCATGCATTTTAGGTTAAAGGTTAGAAACTAAGGTTGGGGCGCCAGTGGCCGAGTGGTTGGGGCcagcgccccatgtgcagaggagTTGGTTTCTCAAGGAGGGCAGCCcgggtttctgactctatccactgtcctatcactaaaataatacagaaataaaagaggTTCTACATTTTAAAGACCAACatcattatatatttattattattatacattttaaacatatttcatgCAATATGACTTCTGACTGTACAGTAGGTCAGGTtgatgcatgtgtttttttttatcaatggcTGTAATGCAGATtgtgtccagcagggggagctgcaGGACACTAAACGTCCAGCCTTGTCTTGCAGAGGCAGAACAGATTTTAATCCTCACACTGATGTTTGATAGTTGAACTCGTGctgaagcagctgcaggtgGCGCTGGTGTTTTTGTTGCTACATTTCCAGCTCATTAACCCTGAAAGGAGCCTCGACCTGCACAGGTGAGCGTgtcaggaaaaacaaactgttaatgTGACAGCTTCACTCATAATGAGTTTCTCCTGACATCGACCTGCCGTTTGACTCTGCagacaaaagaacaaacagtgtgtgtgtgtgtgtgtgtgtgtgtgtgtgtgtgtgtttgtgtgtgcgcgcgtgcgtgtgcgtgtgtgtgcagtctATGGTGTGTGCTGGAATGTCACCTGGCTTCATATCACACTCACGCACGGTACAGACAGACTGAGGTATTCACGGCACTCTCATGACGTTCGATGATGCAAGATAAAACAAGATGTAAATTATACGAATTAGTAGACAGACATTATGTTTCCTTTAGAGCTAGACCTTTTAATAACAACACATCACAATGCATGCTTTATGTCCGCCCAtgttactcacacacacacacacacacctcgtcTGTGTCTTCTCTGAATATAATAATCATGTTGTAATACAGGAAGTGGTGGAGGATGAGTCCAGAAGCTCCAGTCTGAGTGTAGATCTGAAATATTCTGATGCAGAAATGAGATTATTTTCAATCAGAGGGAGAGAATGATGGTGCCTTCatcagacattttttattctccCCTTTCACGTAATGTCGCTTTtgttttgcaattttgcagCAAAGTTTTGTACACTTTTGGCAGCTtgtgactcagtggtagagtcggtcatctctcaactgaaggtcgggggttcgatccccagctcctgctgccacatgtccgatgtgttccTGAACCCCAAATTCCTcccgctgctgctgcatcagcggagtatgaatgtgtatgcaCATTTACTGTGAcgactgctgcattgtttgaCCTCTTAGTATTTGTGATTTCCATCAGTCACAGTCGCTCATCGgctgtttgtattttctccACAGTTGAGACATTGTGCGTCATCAGTAACTCCTTTCTTCTGCAAACACCGGAGACTCGAGGATGTTAGTCATTAGTGAAGAGGGGGAAAGTTTAATGGAATGGATATCAACATGTAGGAGGAAACAAAATGATCGGGGTGGAAAACATCCTCGctgtttcctcctgcaggagtgtgtgtggtgcagctgaggatgatcaggCAGGTTGAGCTCACCTTGTTAGCATtccgtttttttcttttgaaagggAAGGTTGGGTGAGTAGAAATATTGTGATTTTTACCAACAGAAGACGGCGGTCCAGACGTAAAGGTGCCGCAGGAGACGGGTTCACAGGTGGGTTTATAAGGATGAGACAGCAGGAGAAATCTGATCAACTGAAAgagttcattttcaaaaaggggAGCCTGATTAAACATCAGAACATAAATTGCACCGCTATTACCACCACTGTCagacctctctctgtctctctctctctcacacacacacacacacacacacacacacacacacacacacacacacacacacacacacacacacacacacacacacacacacacacacacacacagagcagtgggTGAGGTCTGGGTGTGACTGCCTCCAACAGGAATGCAgttgtgtgtgttctgctctcTGAACACGCTCACCCAGGCTCATCGTCAGTTTCTccgcctcacacacacacacacacacacacacattcaccgaacacacacacacacgctgatcAGATCTATTGATCAgttcacaaaacaaaacagaagaagaagaacgcaCAGGCAGCACCAGGAGAGGGGTAGAGAGAGGATTTGAATGagagtggatttttttatttttctccaagTTCCTGTCAAACTCTGAGGGAACGTTTTTTCTCTCGTGGATTATGAATGCAGACTccaaacatctttaaaatcttCTACAGAGTGATTCAAGTTTCAGACTTTGTTGCTATTTTTTCCTGCTCGGgaatttaaatctttgtttttggagtccagactcttttttttttcttctgacttTTACCCGCCTctcatattttctcttttttcttctggatTTTAtgaaaaagatgtttaaaaaaaaacacgtctTCAGAAGAGACTCAGCGTAGCAACCAGCTGTTGTGATGTTGGATTTGGAGCAACAGTAAGCACAGAGTAAAAGATCTCTGACACCTGCCTGCTGCTACACTCACTGCTGGAGCTCAACATGGCCTCTCAGTGCATCACATAGAAGAGGAGTGCAAAGgtaagaaacacaacaaacacacacactttatgtaGAACAGCAGCACAACCCTCTCCTTTATAACAAATTAGCTAAAACACTATTGACAACCCAAATGAGGTTATGTTTACCTCCCTGtgtccttcctctcctctgcacTTACACTActacattttctctctcttgtccggctggtttcacattttttgaatcatgtttttgtgtttttttgccaCTGCTTGAAAGAAACTGCAACTGGTGGGATTAGTAAAGTTTAATCTGACCGATATGTTCCTGCTGGTACTGtagagacaaagaaaacagaactgttgggaaaaaaagggaatcaTGGAAAGTTTAGAAGTAAAGATGtcggaaaaacaaaacacaaagattgTAAAATAGTTCCACAAAGACTTGTATTCTGCTGAAATGAAATCCAGAGTTGTCTGTCGTAAAACATGAGATTTGAATCCAAGTGACCGAGGGTTGGATCCTGCTGTGAGCCACCAAAAAGTTTACTGCTCTTTAGTTGACCCCAGACAGATTAGTTACTGAACAAATAAAgagaaggtttttttgtttttatgcagaaCATTTGATCATAACTGTTGTTTCAACCCAAACTCTAATCTTTTTGCTAAACCTAATCGGTTCATTTTGGAGCTTAAACATGACGATATTAGAAACGTtgcacaagtaaaaaaaaaaaaaagcatgagtAGCAAAAGTCCAAATCTGACTTCAGACAGTTTTGTTTTGGCAGATTTGATCTAATTGGGCCAAATGATGTGAGTTTAAATATGATCTCTTCTGTCTCACCACCCTGGATGTGATAGAAACATGCACATGATATAGAAAGTAGAGGCGGCAGTAGCTCCGTCAGTAGGGACTTGGGGTGGGAAGCAGATGGTCACCTATCAAGTCCCAGTGAGGATGAAAGTCTGGATGTtgtagctggagagatgccagctCACTTAGCACTGCcgagatgcccttgagcaaggcactgcaCCTCCAACAGCTCTGGagtgctccctgtgtagcagccccactctgacatctctccattaacgCTTGTCCACagttcctgtttgtgcatgtgtgtgtacatcaggcctatgtgtgtgaggagcatgtctctctataacagagtgtaaaccagaatttacCCTCTTGGagtaataaaatatgtaaaatcaaataaaagattCCTTCTTAAGTTGCATTACGAGGAAAACGTGGAAGGAGACGTTTAGAGCCAGCAGTGTTGTCTTTTCAAAAGCTGACGACGTGAAACTGTcccatttaaaatatgaatacagATGAACAACTatgttaaagaaaagaaactcaCAGAATATGTCTGATGTACGTAGccattgtgatgtcacatgttGATTTCTTAGTGTGTATGACTGAGTCTGAGTTTGACATTTGACCTCCACCAGAGGTGTTCATATtaggaggagaggagcaaggGGCTTGTAAACGCCGACCTTTAGATAATCCATTAGCTATGCGCCCGATTGAGAACAATGCTTATAAATCATAAAATTAAGAGTgatgagttgtaaaaaaaaaaattcaattccCCCGTTCactgtgtgccgatcgagataTGAGCTAGTCAGAACTGTAGCGTTCTTttataccaggctgtaaacatgttcatttctgctgtaaagacTTTTTTGacagggtgtgtatgtgacttcctgtgcttctggagccagcctctagtggacactcgatgaactgcaggtttttaaacTTCCGCATTAGGTTAATTTTATTAACCTAAATTAAATAAGGATACAGATAGAGATAAAATACCTTCCTGAACCTGAAGAATCTGTACCAGAATTTATTTGGACTCAGTCTCCGGTGACCAGCTTtctaaaggagcaatatgtaactctgacccctagtgtttaaaatgggtactgcagtccaaattcaaaacattgtagagagctgtctccgccccccaccctccccctctctagagtcgatgctcacgcaggttgccatgtggtggacactgaagcttcagtgtttatccagctctgcatcggtctgtaaacctttctgtgttctaacctctctccatttttcaaaagcatctccaatattgatcctagtttgagcacgtttctgctcgtggagcttattagaaacatgcagaggctttttaggtcgggtacaatcacttctatctgaaccacttctcgcttccatcgctgcaacacctgttggtttgacctgataactgctctcattatctggtaaaccgaggggcgtccaaaacggctgtgtggaggtgtcttaaaaccgcctaccttctctggtccaaacaaatccagaacattcaggaccagaatctaaagttagaaggaggacatactggctgctgcattgttgtcagagaagccagcacttcaacatagcatgtttccttcatgtctgattatatagtgaggtcactttatcatttaaatcaGTAGATATCTTGGACCTTTAAGGGAACATctgattctttaaaaaattaaactaCATATTTGTATAGTGTCTGAGTTGACagaaagtttttgttttgctgtacTCAAAGGAATTTGGGTATTTGGCTGGATTTTGACGATTCTGAAAAAACAATAACACTAAAATAACTGATGGCACATGATTTGACTTGATCCTTTGGTTTTGATTGAAGCCATGTTGGCTTGATGACACTATTGTCATGTTTTCGTGACACAAAACTCTGGAAAAAAAGTCTGTACtcaaaactttttttccaagcggccctttttctcttcatagTTTTGAATCCAGGGTGGGAAATACACAACTCCCAGCAAACATTTCCGGCCTGAATCGTCCTTGAATGATAGTAATCCCTCCACCGCTCTGTGGCTGATACTGACCTTTGAGCTCTGTGTGCAGGACAGAACATGCAGGGGTCGATACGTATTGATTAAACCCTGTGAACTCCGCGCTCACTGGTTCATCTGAGTGTCCGTACGGGTAATAATCCTGTCATCGATCGAGAGCatggacgcacacacacacacacacacacacacacacacacacacacacacacacacacacacacacacacacacacacacagctaatcATTATTAGAGTCCTGCAGCACACATTGACCTGCTGTTATGTAAAACACATTAGTGACAGacagcatgtaaacaaacagaaacaaacatcacaTGTCAGAactttatgttttgtgtttttaatgttggagGAGCTGAAACGAAGGACGCTGAAAAAAGTCACTGAGTCGACCTGTAAACACTTTAATCCTAGCAAAAaataatgtctgatgactcTTGACATCTTTGAAGAGACAAGCAGGGAAGGTAGTTGCTGATAATGCATCGAAGGACTTATTACCGTTTTGTACTTCAGTGCATTTATAAAGTTTGAAGGTTTAATTTGTTTCACTGCAGGCAGCATCTTTGGTGTGATGGCTTCATTTCCATCTCTGCAAAATGAagcaagtttacatttttttcaacctttcaaggttttttttttctcccactgaTTCTGAGTTAATAATATTCTCAGTAGTGTTGAAGTACTCAAAATCattcttggtctcaagaccactttttgaaggacTCAGAATCTAAAGCACTTTTACTCAGTGCTTGGGTGGCCTCtagattttaaatgaagaatggTCAAGACGTGTGATTAGAGGGAAAACGGCCCTttaaacttcaattcattcataattagacttgtatcccccggttacatccacaaccttcctggtgttacagactaagtgagtgacacgacCTCtgcacaagatgatgatttctcAGAGATAGTTTTATTCTTGGTTTTGTCTCAGTCTCGGAACAagatttaaagcaacaacaacagttttcTCTGGTGGCTAACGCACCTTTTGGACAGTTCAAATGGTTCATGCTTTAAGCAGTGGCGATCCTCGAGTCTGATGGAAAATTCAcaggggcccctccaaccagcgttcacccccattatgttataaataatctgaaaccaaaaaaataaacgcGGAATATCAAATGTGTGAAAAGCTTCAAATAAAAACCCGAATTGCATACAACAAAATACCGTATTTATGTTAAAACTGAATCGTTGTCTTATAGAAATAAATCCTGCTTTTCCCTCAGAGCAATGAAACTTCTTGTTTCATCaacctttctttctttgttggaTTATGGAGATGTTCTGTATATGGGCGCCTCGgccaaatgtttacagtcattgGAAACCGTGTATCACTGTGCGCTGAGATTTGTTACTGGTTGTAGACGCTttactcatcactgtgacctgtgcactaaatctgattggccatccTTGAAGCAGGTATAGCCACTGGCTGAgtcttatttataaagctcttcttggtatagttcctttttatttatttgatcatttgaTGCATCGGACAGAggtctttctttttaaacttcaacCTGCAAAATTCAAATGAGCAAATAAACTCTTATTTCCAGTTATTGCAGAAATGGGCCCTCCTTACAGGTCTGTGTTTGGTGTTAATGGATCATCTGAAGCTGCGTCTCATTAGACAGCTGCCCTTTAGAGCTCTCAGGTAACCGAGCTGGGAATCATCTCCTGGCATCTTCCCTGATCACACAGGTTCTTGTTAGTTCCTTACATCTGTAATCAGCCTCCAAGAAAacatataaaagctgtttgaaCTTGGTTATTAACGGCTGCAGAGGGAGTGCTCACCTGTCTGAGGTCAAAATGCTTCACCGCCCCGCCCGCTCCTGATCTGCCTGTCAGTCCAGCCTCacctttgctttgtttttgtaacataatTTCACTTCTGTTGTTAATAAATTATGTTTTGCTTTAACCATCTGTTTATTTGACTTCCCTTTGTTCCCATGAGCGTGGTCATAACATGGATTGGTTAAAATATCTCCCCGTTGTGGAAAACTCATCAGATTCACATTAAGTTTGAATTTGAGAATCAAACATCTAATAATGTTTTGATGTGGTTTTCCATCCTTCATCAGAGCTTTCTTTAGTCCATCACCCGACAATAATAAATCCTCTGACTGGGCGCCAACTTTTCAGTGATGCAATGTGGCCAAAAAGTTAATGACACAGAACTTCCTGCCAAGTTTCCCGTCCTCTTTAATGCGTTGCCAACATACCGCAACTTTAGCAGCTTGTATGGAATTAGAGTTAAGTTCCACGATCCGCAATGTTGCTTAAAATTTTTTTGATCagtgaaaacaagaaattctatttttgttgctgtggcatcaaaacaggtatcatttgattttaacttgTATCGTATTGAATCCTGATGGCTCAAATAACTAATTCAATCTAccaatgatgtaaaaaaaaacgcCACAAAGACGGTACTTAAACTGTTTTGCTGGAACGATAAATaaccttaaagaggacatattatccccctcctccaccttttcaaacagtccccctgtggtctaaatgaaacatctgtgctgtgctttggtcaaaatataacatgaatcaagcaccagaggaggtttgtgaccctgtataaaccagctctctcagaacgctctgttttggtgtgtgtgtctctttaaatgcaatgagccccccctgagttttcccggtagacatcactccttcactagtgagaataaaaatggcggacatgCGCAAAACTTTCgttctaggctggggatggactccatgggtggagataccaggagaggggaggggatttttgtttttaccagaatcccactgtgacatcacaaggagagctaatttgaaacggagcatttttctctgtggtgtaagacttatgcagaccacaaacaaagaactggatggatttatttcacattttgtgggtcagtagacactcagggtacacaaatatatgttcaacagcactgtaaaagtggatttttcataatatgtcctctttaataacATTGCAGCAGAGCTCTCAATATGGATCAATGCACAGTTCAGTCTTACCGCTCCATTAGGGGAGAACAAGAAGTCTCTGTTTGGAGTTTGA encodes:
- the LOC109989470 gene encoding G-protein coupled receptor 135 — protein: MDACEAGVLCCFCAHSSMDPSVSTALWGSGGANYTADTSAPSFTHQLSTASPVVPRVVSIMTGLVTTGSESTVGTTGNLSTFRDQIENELSRLHQASTPSVLSASESNSVLRGITVAAQALVLLSIFLLSSLGNSAVVIVIIKHRQLRTVTNAFIMSLSLSDFLTAVLCLPFSFVMLFSKDGSWMFGDGFCVANGFFNTCFGIISTLTMTLISFDRYYAIVRQPQAKIGRQKATQLLVAVWLTAVVFSMPWYLLVRTPTEIHKQGFYHCMYVFHSGTSRMGTAYSICLIVVCYLLPFSLMCFCHYNICKTVRLTEIRVRPVTTYAYLLRFYSEMRTATTVLIMIVFIIFCWGPYCLMGLITAMGNFTFNPAMDTVAIWLAWANGAINPLIYALRNPNISMLLGRSREEGYRTRNIAAYLSSQTQNREIRHNQAERIRDRYVSRVGVNNNSRLSSSSPGKGGEVAMWACKNPAVFFCRDAQPDTATVPNSVCTPKMKTADTSL